Genomic segment of Nocardiopsis mwathae:
GACAGAGTTTCCTTCGCGCAGAAATTTACGGAATAAGAAGCATCCCTCCACAATCCCTCGTTGTAGCCGCTTTGATCCTTCACATTCCAAGAGATCGCATTAGTGAAATGCACCGCTGTATCGTCAAACTGCCCAGACAGCTCGTTAGAGCGCCCCATGATTCGCGCTCTTAGAATATCCATCTCTCGCGCCCACTTATTGATGTCACCCTGACTGGCTTCAGTATTCCTGGGGTTAAACGAGAGCCCAAACTCTGACATTGCGGTAGCATTGTAGCTGCTGAGAGAGTCAGCCATGATATCCTCCTGGATGTTATTCAGAAACAGTGGAAGTTGATGTTAGTAGAGCTCTGCGCCCCCAGGGCCCGAGTGTCCCTCACCTGAGCTTTGGTTAATGGGCCTACTAAGGCCAGGCCATGCTCCATTGAATCCTTCCTCTGTTGTGTCATCATTGCGCCCAATCGCCGCACCACCTGAATGGATATTTTTAGCCAACTGAAGCCCATGTTCTTCAAGCTCTAGAATTGTTTCGGCATAGTTGTCTCGAAACTTCGGGTAGCCCTCAGCGCACTCTTCTTCCACCGCTGCCTTTTGCGCGCTATTCATGATGTCGTTGAAAGTATCCCGCAGGCCACTCATTGCATCCGCAAGTTGAGCTGCTGACCGCGCTTTTCCACTGATCCTGCTCGGATCTCCACCAGATTCGTCAGCCATGTGACCCGCCTTTCTCTTGGGCTCGGTGGCAGTCGCTATCCCCAGGGGCAGCGGCAGCAAGTCGAGGGAGAGGACCTGCCAACAGTCCCGATCCTGCTGGCGCTGGTCCTTCCGGCAGGCACTACCGCGTACGTCAGGGCATCGAAGACGTTTCTACCACTGTTGGGTGACACGCCTGAATCCCCCATTGCCCTCAGTGACGGGAGCGCACCTTCGCTCGCCAGATCCTTTGGGGCAGCACGTGTGGCTGGGAGGCAGTGCACATGCTCTGCCTCCCAGCCACTATTAAGGGATCTGGTGGCGAAGCCAGTCGCGGGTAAGGCGGACCGGTGGTGAGGGATGTCGTAGAGAACCACCTCGAATGACTGCAGAACGTAGTCGCCTGTCCGAAAGCGGCCAAGTGCTTATCGAGCGCCCGCGACCACTACAGGGAGAAGAGCGTCGCCGCAGCTCTGGGGAGTCCCTGCGTCAGCGCTGTCCAGGCGAGGGCTCACCCCCACTCGCTGGGACAGCTGTGAGGGGTGCCCAGCTCACAGGCCGGGCACCCCTACGGGGCCGAGTCGGAATCAGGGGAGGAGGCCGAGGGCGTGGGAGAGGAGCATTAGGGCGAGGATCGTGCAGGAGTAGGGGAGCTGTTCGTAGAGGGTGAAGAGCGCTCGGGTTTGGCCAGCGGTCTCAGAGAGGACGCGGTGCTTGTAGGTGTAGTAGGCGCGTCTGCGGGCCTGGCTGGTGGGCCGAACGGTTGAGGCGGGCCGGGGCCGGGTGGGTTGTCTGGTGGCCCACTGGCCCGAGGGGCGGGTGGCCGGGCGCGGGCCGACCGGGGCCTTGGGGCGGGTCGCGCGGGCGGGCGGGGCTGTGGGCCGCGCCGGGTAGCTGGGCTGGGTGGCGTACGGGCTGGGGCCGGGCAGGCGTGCGCGGTCCGGGGCCGTTGCTGGCCGGAGGGCCGCGTAGGGCCGCGGTCGCGGCGTTGCTGGACGGCTGGCCGCAGGGCTCGCCGGGTCGGGTGGTTGTCGGAGCTGTCGTGGGGGCATCGGTCCCCTCCCGGGGTGTGGCTGGTCGGAGTTGCCTGGGGGGTGGGTGTCCGCCCCGTCTCCCCTTGCACGGGGCGGACACCCGGTGGCGGCGCTCAGCGGGGGCGGCTCTTCCCCTCCCGATTCCGGGAGCCGGCCGCAGCGCCTGCGGGATAGGCTTCTGGCCTTGCTATTCCCCTGCTATTCGGTGCTGTCGAGGATGAGGATGTTGCGGATCCGGCGCGCGGTCTCGGAGATCTCCTCGACGGGGAGGAGACGGGTCACCTCTGGCTCGGCCGTCTCGCTGTCGAACCGCTCCCCCGGCCACAGCAGCCACCACCACGGGTGGGCGTTGACCGGGTCGGGCCGAAGGATCGCCCGCTGCGTGCACTGCACGCACACCCGTCGCAGCCCCTGCTGCCACCGGGAGGAGTCCGGGAGGACGTACGCGTCGACCACCGAGACCGACACGTCGATGCTCGCCCCGAGCCGCCGCGCTTCCAGCTCCTTAGCCAGGGCCTGGAGGGGGTGCAGCGGCGAGGCGGAGAGGGAGGACGGAGGAGAGAAGTAGCTGGGCATACAAGTCACCACCTGGGGATGAAGGTCGATCGGACGGATCATGATCGACCGCTCACATTGAGTATGAATTACCTCCGAGGTAAGTTTCAAGCAAGTTTGACGATCCAGAGGTATTTTTTTCGAGCCGATGGGGCCTTAGGATCGCGTCGCGGCCAGTTACGGGGAGGAACAAGTGGCAGAGAGGCAGACACCGACCGTGCGACACCGGCGCCTGTCCGCTGAGCTACGCCAGCTGCGAGAGGCCGCTGGGCTCGACACGTTGGAGACAGCGCAACGTATGGGGTGGGACCGGTCCAAGGTCAACCGCATAGAACGGAGCCAGTGGAAACGGCTCAAGGAAGCCGACATTCGTGGCCTGTGCGCCCTGTACGGCGTTGCGGATGAAGGCCGCGTGGACGCCCTGGTCTCGATGGCCAAGCAGGCCAAGGAGACCGGATGGTGGGTGCGTTACTCAGATGTGCTTGGCCCTGGGTCGTACGTCAGCCTTGAGGCGCAGGCATCCGAGCTGCGGTTCTACGGCGGGATGCTGATCCCTGGGCTACTCCAGACAGCCAGCTACTGCAAGGCTCTCGCCCGCGCAGCCGGGATCACCAACGACAACGAGATCAAGCGGCGCGCCGAAGCACGCTTGGCCCGCCAAGAGATCCTGGAGCGCACCGCCCCACCGACCGTCAGTGCGGTCGTGGATGAGGCGGCGCTTCGCAAGCTGGTCGGCAGCAAGTTGACTATGCGCGAACAGTTCCTGCGCCTGATGCTGCTCAATGAGCAGCAGATGGCCGAGATTCGTGTCCTCACTGACGAGATGGGCGCCCACTGCGCGATGGGCGGGCCGTTCGCCCTCCTGGACTTCCCCCATGACGACCAGAGTTCGGTCGTCTACCTAGACATCTCGCGCGACGGTATATTTCTGGAAGAACAGGATGATATTCGGACGTATAGGGCACAGTTCGACAGCCTGAGCGCGATGGCACTCTCCCCAGAAGCATCGAACGCTCATCTGGCCCGAATGGTTGACGAACTCGCAGAGTGAGGCAGCAGTGACCATCCCCCGGACTTGGAAGAAGAGCACCTACAGCAGAGGTGACACCCAAGAGTGCGTCGAGGTAGCCTCCCACGCTGCTACGGGGAGGCTCATCCGCGACTCTAAGCACCCCCACCTGGGGATGCTTGGCTTCCACTCCTCGGAGTGGTCGAGATTCATCGGAAATCTGAAGAGACCTGACGCTGAATGATCGCCTGAGCGATAGTCGGCTTGTACCCGACGGATTCCCCCTGAGCCCGCCTGATCTGCTACTCGGGGATCAGCAGACCGAACTCGATACTGAGGCGGGACACCAGCTTCTCCACCTCATGCCGGTAGGCCTGTTCAGGGACCGGCTCGTTGTCCAGCCCAGGTTCTCCCACGAGGCGGATCTCGTAGACCGCGCTACGAGTCTGCGCGAGGACGACGTAGGTCGTTTCCTGTTCGGATCCTGACGAGTCGCCGTACAGAACCTGAGAGCGATCGGCATCGGTGAGGGGGCCGCCTCCGTCGCTCTTCACCGGCGAGAAGAAGGACTCTAGCTCCTTCTTCCGATCATCGAAGATTCCGGAGGCCACCTCATCCCGGTCCTCACCCGGGGCCGCATCGATGATGGCCTCGTACGAGAAGTGAAAGTCCCATGGCTGAGCCGAGCTGTAGTCGGGGGTCAGGGTCCAGTCACACTCGTCGCGGACAGTGCGTTCGGTCTCCTCTGAGTCCCGTCCTTGGAGCGCAGGGTCGTTGTAGTTCTCCGCAGGGTCAACGCGATTGATGTTGACGCCACGCGTGCGCGGAAGCGTCCTCGTGCAGATGTCGAGCTTGCCGGGCTCCAACGCTGCCTGCGGCCTACCGGTCTGCTGGTCGCGGGGAACCTCCGGCGTAGCCTCGCCCCCGACGGCCGATGACACGCTCGACACGAAGGCCTGCAGTATGCCCACGATGATCCCCACGACGAGAAACGCGGCCAGGGTCCCGGAGGCGAACACCACCAGGAACGCTCGCCACCCGTGCAACCCCACCTTCTTCTTCCGTGGGGCCTCGTCTCTCTCAGGCATGTTCGGTCCTCGCGTCGGCCAACAGGCGTCGCGCAGGAAAGCCCCTACCTACCCTGGGCCTCCAGCTGCGCCTTCACGTCGGGGTGCTCCAACGGCCGGGTGAAGCCCAGGATCGTCGGAGCGTCAGGGGCATCGTACGGCCGCGTGGCGATCGGCCCGCAGTTGGTGCACCGCGCCTCCACCATCAGCCCGTCGCCGATCACCATGGCCACGTGCCCCGGCCCCGGCGGCTCACCCGCGCGCGTCACGTCGAAGAACACGAAGTCCCCCGGCTGCTCCTCGCCCTCCTTGACCCTCGGCCCGAACGTCCACTGGTCCTGGGAGATCCTCGGGATCGACACCCCGATGCTCTCGTAGGCCTTCTGCAGCAGGCTGGAGCAGTCGAACGCGTTGGGCCCGTTGGCCCCGTACACGTACGGTTTCCCGCGCTGCGCCATCGCCCAGTCGACCACCGCCTGCGACACCCTGTCCGGGGCCCGCCCGATCGGCTCGCCGTCCGCCGTGAGCTCGCAGTTGACCGCCACCTCGATCGACGAGCTCACGTCGAAGTTCCCGTCCGCGTACTTCTCCGCCCACTCCAGGACATCGTCCACGTACCACCACGCGTGGTTGTAGCCGTAGATCGCCCTGCGCATGTCCTCCTCGGCGCCGTGCGCGATCAGGTAGTCGGCGGCCGCCGGGATGGCGTCGGCCGGGTCGTACACGTTCACGATCCCGTCGTCGTTGCCGTCCAGCCCGTACCCCTCGTCCGGCCGGTCCTCAACAGGCATGATGGGTTCGCCGCCCCAGCTGTTGCCCGCCGCGGACCCGTCCTTGGCGCCGAACTGCATCGGCCCGGCCGCCCCCCAGTCGTTGTGCCCCTCGGTGATGCCCGGGCCGTCCCACCGGCCGTGCTTGCTCTCGACCTGGCCGATCCCGGCGAGCACGTTCCAGGGGATCCCGCGGTCCCGCCCCGCCTCCTTGTACAGCTCCAGGTAGTTCTCCGGGATGGAGTCCTCGGCGTAGCTGCTGGCCGCGGCCTGGTTCGCCTCCTGGTCGGGCGTGCACTTCAACCCGCTCATGAGGTTGGTCAGCCCCGTGTTGAACGTCGCCACAGGGAGCAGCACGACCGCGACGG
This window contains:
- a CDS encoding DUF397 domain-containing protein, which encodes MTIPRTWKKSTYSRGDTQECVEVASHAATGRLIRDSKHPHLGMLGFHSSEWSRFIGNLKRPDAE
- a CDS encoding NlpC/P60 family protein, whose amino-acid sequence is MISLFTTPTPNDRGSAVTRLAVGVGLLVAGTIAVAVVLLPVATFNTGLTNLMSGLKCTPDQEANQAAASSYAEDSIPENYLELYKEAGRDRGIPWNVLAGIGQVESKHGRWDGPGITEGHNDWGAAGPMQFGAKDGSAAGNSWGGEPIMPVEDRPDEGYGLDGNDDGIVNVYDPADAIPAAADYLIAHGAEEDMRRAIYGYNHAWWYVDDVLEWAEKYADGNFDVSSSIEVAVNCELTADGEPIGRAPDRVSQAVVDWAMAQRGKPYVYGANGPNAFDCSSLLQKAYESIGVSIPRISQDQWTFGPRVKEGEEQPGDFVFFDVTRAGEPPGPGHVAMVIGDGLMVEARCTNCGPIATRPYDAPDAPTILGFTRPLEHPDVKAQLEAQGR
- a CDS encoding Scr1 family TA system antitoxin-like transcriptional regulator — translated: MAERQTPTVRHRRLSAELRQLREAAGLDTLETAQRMGWDRSKVNRIERSQWKRLKEADIRGLCALYGVADEGRVDALVSMAKQAKETGWWVRYSDVLGPGSYVSLEAQASELRFYGGMLIPGLLQTASYCKALARAAGITNDNEIKRRAEARLARQEILERTAPPTVSAVVDEAALRKLVGSKLTMREQFLRLMLLNEQQMAEIRVLTDEMGAHCAMGGPFALLDFPHDDQSSVVYLDISRDGIFLEEQDDIRTYRAQFDSLSAMALSPEASNAHLARMVDELAE